A genomic window from Candidatus Binatia bacterium includes:
- a CDS encoding inositol monophosphatase family protein: MEAFESVARAVVAEAGERLRAAWRKAKVIEHKGVIDIVTETDREVEALVAGELRHAFPEHLIVAEEASTGTTLQPPPDDRYVWYLDPLDGTTNFAHAYPHFAVSLALAHGREVLLGIVHDPVRNETFFARRGYGATMNDQSIHVSTVDDLEQALVGTGFPYDRREHVDFYLGFLADVMRRAQGVRRGGSAALDLCYVACSRLDAFWEWRLKPWDTAAGALVVAEAGGTITDFRGGPFDLYGQQTAASNGHLHATMTGILSARLSANRT; encoded by the coding sequence ATGGAGGCGTTCGAAAGCGTTGCGCGTGCGGTTGTGGCCGAGGCAGGTGAGCGGCTGCGCGCCGCTTGGCGCAAGGCCAAGGTCATCGAGCATAAGGGCGTGATCGACATCGTGACCGAGACCGATCGCGAGGTGGAAGCGCTCGTGGCCGGAGAACTGCGGCATGCTTTTCCGGAGCACCTCATCGTTGCCGAAGAAGCCTCAACCGGTACCACGCTCCAGCCGCCACCCGACGATCGCTACGTGTGGTACCTCGACCCGCTCGACGGCACCACGAACTTCGCGCACGCCTATCCGCACTTCGCCGTCTCGCTGGCGCTTGCGCACGGGCGCGAAGTGTTGCTCGGCATCGTGCACGACCCGGTTCGGAACGAGACGTTCTTTGCGCGCCGAGGATATGGCGCAACTATGAACGACCAGTCGATTCACGTCTCCACGGTAGACGATCTCGAGCAGGCGCTCGTCGGCACCGGGTTCCCTTACGACCGCCGGGAGCACGTCGATTTCTACCTCGGCTTCCTTGCCGACGTCATGCGCCGCGCCCAGGGCGTCCGGCGCGGCGGCTCCGCGGCCCTCGACCTGTGCTACGTCGCCTGCAGCCGCCTCGATGCCTTTTGGGAATGGCGGCTGAAACCCTGGGACACCGCAGCCGGCGCCCTCGTCGTCGCAGAAGCGGGCGGAACCATCACGGATTTTCGCGGCGGCCCGTTCGATCTCTACGGACAGCAAACCGCGGCATCCAACGGGCATCTGCACGCGACGATGACCGGCATCCTGTCAGCGCGGCTCTCTGCGAATCGCACCTGA
- a CDS encoding glycosyltransferase family 2 protein: MRLSVIIPVHNAAAFLDRCLESVRRSSFGNYECIVVDDASTDQSQRIARTHGATVVALDQNGGPARARNRGAAQAQGEIVLFLDADVCVHTETLGQVDAYFRQHPSADALIGSYDDTPADPGFISQYKNLFHHFVHHTSRPQAWTFWAGCGAIRRDIFLAAGGFDESYRRPCIEDIELGFRLRAQGRRIDLNPAIQVTHLKRWTFRTLLRTDLFDRGIPWFRLMLRDRTMPPDLNLTLAHRLSVALVFGVGLWLAAALARWLTPSPSQWPLFLFLSLVMAPVGALLYLNFDLYRFFARKRGRLFAAQAVPLHWLYYCYCGVAAGVAVVLHVFDKLNPRRQRPGLASPRATR, from the coding sequence ATGAGACTGTCGGTCATCATCCCGGTTCATAACGCAGCGGCGTTCCTCGACCGTTGCCTCGAAAGCGTGCGGCGATCGAGCTTCGGGAATTACGAATGCATCGTCGTCGACGACGCTTCCACCGACCAGTCGCAACGCATCGCCCGCACACATGGCGCAACGGTCGTAGCCCTCGACCAGAACGGTGGGCCGGCACGGGCTCGCAATCGCGGGGCGGCGCAGGCCCAAGGCGAGATTGTGCTGTTCTTGGACGCTGACGTATGCGTTCACACGGAGACGCTCGGCCAGGTGGACGCCTATTTCCGTCAACACCCGTCGGCGGACGCGCTCATCGGTTCGTACGATGACACACCGGCAGATCCAGGATTCATCTCGCAGTACAAGAACCTCTTCCACCATTTCGTGCATCACACCAGCCGGCCGCAAGCGTGGACCTTCTGGGCGGGATGCGGCGCCATCCGGCGGGACATCTTCCTGGCGGCAGGTGGCTTCGACGAATCGTACAGGCGGCCCTGCATCGAAGACATCGAACTGGGATTTCGCCTGCGGGCACAGGGTCGGCGCATCGACCTGAACCCAGCGATCCAGGTGACCCACTTGAAACGCTGGACCTTCAGAACGTTACTGCGCACGGACCTGTTCGACCGTGGCATTCCGTGGTTCCGGCTCATGCTGCGTGACCGCACCATGCCGCCGGATTTGAACCTAACGCTAGCCCATCGGCTGAGCGTCGCGTTGGTGTTCGGCGTCGGCCTGTGGTTGGCCGCCGCCTTGGCGCGATGGCTGACGCCTTCGCCGAGCCAATGGCCGCTCTTCCTCTTTCTATCCCTGGTGATGGCCCCTGTCGGCGCGTTGCTCTACCTGAACTTCGACCTGTACCGCTTTTTTGCCCGCAAACGTGGACGGCTGTTCGCGGCGCAGGCGGTGCCGTTGCATTGGTTGTACTACTGTTACTGCGGAGTGGCGGCTGGGGTTGCGGTGGTGCTGCATGTGTTTGACAAGCTGAACCCGCGGCGACAGCGGCCAGGTCTCGCATCGCCCAGAGCCACGCGCTAG